From a single Solanum dulcamara chromosome 4, daSolDulc1.2, whole genome shotgun sequence genomic region:
- the LOC129886021 gene encoding uncharacterized protein LOC129886021 encodes MAGKRVIAICQSGGEFDTDRDGVLSYKGGDAHAMEVDETLDYYDFKMEVAEMFNCSLATMSVKYFLPGNRKTLITISNDKDLKRMIKFHGDSDTAEIYVMTEEAVDPDFSNMPGSRSSRTTLSEMAVPVDAPLSVVEDIVDDPNESGLLLDANFDVVGDTNNVDDTIAIGAELPVPVSFAAANYDEKNAKAAQQWQNDITGVGQRFNSVHEFRETLRKYAIANQFAFKYKKNDSHRVTVKCKAEGCPWRIHASRLSTTQLICIKKMNPTHTCEGAVVTNGYQATRSWVASIIKEKLKVFPNYKPKDIVNDIQKEYGIQLNYFQAWRGKEIAKEQLQGSYKEAYSQLPFFCEKVMETNPGSLATFTTKDDSSFHRLFVSFHASLYGFEQGCRPLLFLDSIFLKSKYQGTLLAATAADGNDGVFPVAFAIVDSESDDNWHWFLLQLRTALSMCRGITFVADREKGLRESIAEIFQGEDVFHGYCLRYLSEQLIRDVRGQFSHEVKRLLVEDFYGAAYAPKPEGFQRCVESIKSISLDAYHWVMQSEPISWANAFFRGMRYNHMTSNFGELFYGWVSDAHDLPITQMVDAIRGKIMELIYTRRTESNQWVTRLTPFMEEKLEKESLKFSSLEVLMPTGTKFEVRGDSIEVVDINNCDCSCRDWGLTGLPCCHALAVMGCLGRDPYDYCARYFTADSYRSTYSESIHPIPSLERPKRKDASQVAVTVTPPPTRRPPGRPTTKKVGSHEVAKRQLQCSRCKSTGHNKSTCKEVLLES; translated from the exons ATGGCTGGGAAGCGAGTTATAGCCATATGTCAGTCAGGTGGTGAATTTGATACTGATAGAGATGGTGTCCTTTCATATAAAGGTGGAGATGCTCATGCTATGGAAGTGGATGAAACACTGGACTACTATGATTTCAAGATGGAGGTTGCTGAGATGTTTAACTGCAGCCTTGCTACTATGTCAGTTAAATATTTTCTCCCTGGAAACAGGAAGACACTGATAACAATCTCCAATGACAAAGACCTTAAGCGCATGATCAAATTCCATGGTGACTCTGATACTGCAGAGATCTATGTGATGACTGAAGAAGCTGTTGATCCTGATTTCTCAAACATGCCTGGCAGTAG GTCAAGCAGGACGACTTTATCAGAAATGGCTGTCCCAGTTGACGCTCCTCTGAGTGTTGTGGAGGATATCGTGGATGATCCCAATGAGTCTGGCCTCTTGCTTGATGCCAATTTTGATGTCGTAGGTGATACAAATAATGTTGATGACACAATTGCGATAGGAGCTGAACTGCCTGTTCCTGTTTCATTTGCTGCTGCTAATTATGATGAGAAGAATGCTAAAGCTGCTCAGCAGTGGCAGAATGATATAACTGGCGTGGGCCAAAGGTTTAATAGTGTACATGAATTTCGTGAGACATTGCGAAAATATGCTATTGCAAATCAATTTGCTTTCAAGTACAAGAAGAATGATAGTCATCGAGTGACTGTAAAATGCAAAGCAGAGGGCTGTCCATGGAGAATTCATGCATCAAGATTGTCAACCACCCAATTAATTtgcattaaaaaaatgaatccTACCCATACCTGTGAAGGGGCCGTTGTTACTAATGGCTATCAGGCAACGAGGAGTTGGGTGGCTAGTATTATAAAGGAGAAGTTGAAAGTTTTCCCGAATTACAAGCCAAAGGACATTGTCAATGACATACAAAAGGAATATGGAATCCAGTTAAATTATTTCCAGGCATGGCGTGGAAAAGAGATTGCTAAGGAGCAGCTTCAGGGTTCGTATAAGGAGGCATATAGTCAGCTGCCATTTTTTTGTGAAAAGGTGATGGAGACAAATCCTGGAAGTCTTGCAACTTTCACTACAAAGGATGACTCAAGCTTTCACAGGCTCTTTGTATCATTTCATGCTTCACTCTATGGCTTCGAACAAGGCTGCAGGCCCCTGCTTTTCCTAGatagtatatttttaaagtccaaaTACCAAGGCACTCTGTTAGCAGCAACAGCTGCTGATGGGAATGACGGTGTTTTTCCTGTTGCTTTTGCCATTGTAGACTCAGAATCTGATGATAATTGGCATTGGTTCCTATTGCAGCTTAGAACTGCATTGTCAATGTGTCGTGGTATTACTTTCGTGGCTGATAGAGAGAAGGGGCTTAGAGAATCAATTGCTGAAATATTTCAGGGTGAGGATGTCTTTCATGGCTACTGTCTACGCTATCTCTCTGAACAACTTATCAGAGATGTAAGAGGGCAATTTTCTCATGAAGTCAAGCGCCTTTTGGTTGAGGATTTTTACGGTGCAGCTTATGCACCAAAGCCTGAAGGCTTCCAGAGGTGTGTTGAAAGCATAAAAAGTATTTCACTAGATGCTTACCACTGGGTAATGCAGAGTGAACCTATTAGCTGGGCAAATGCTTTCTTCCGTGGGATGCGATATAACCACATGACATCAAACTTTGGAGAGCTTTTCTATGGTTGGGTATCAGATGCTCATGACTTGCCAATCACCCAGATGGTTGATGCAATAAGAGGTAAAATAATGGAGCTCATTTATACCCGGCGGACTGAATCCAATCAGTGGGTGACAAGGCTAACTCCATTTATGGAGGAAAAGCTAGAGAAAGAAAGCCTAAAATTTAGTTCTCTTGAAGTGTTGATGCCCACTGGTACCAAATTTGAGGTCCGGGGTGATAGCATAGAAGTAGTTGACATCAACAATTGCGACTGTAGTTGCAGAGATTGGGGGCTAACTGGCTTACCTTGTTGCCATGCCCTAGCTGTCATGGGTTGCCTTGGCCGTGATCCATACGATTATTGTGCCAGGTACTTTACTGCTGATAGTTACAGATCAACATATTCAGAGTCAATACATCCAATTCCAAGCTTAGAAAGGCCCAAGAGAAAGGATGCTTCGCAAGTTGCTGTAACAGTAACCCCTCCTCCCACCCGTCGTCCACCAGGGAGGCCAACTACTAAGAAGGTGGGTTCCCATGAAGTTGCTAAGCGTCAACTCCAATGTAGTAGATGCAAGAGTACAGGCCACAACAAGTCAACTTGCAAAGAGGTGTTACTGGAAAGCTAA
- the LOC129886022 gene encoding vetispiradiene synthase 1 isoform X1, producing the protein MAPAVAVMSNYQEEEIVRPVADFSPSLWGDRFHSFSLDNKVVNCQFVLFLSCWIIRKFISDFQRTIFLKIYLQIAGKYAHEIETLKEQTRRMLSAACGTTLAEKLNLIDIVERLGIAYHFEKQIDDMLDQIYKADPNFEAHQYNDLNTLSLQFRILRQHGYNISPKIFSRFQDANGKFKESFSNDIRGLLNLYEASHVRTHGEDILEEALVFSTAHLESAAPHLKSPLSKQVTHALEQSLHKSIPRVETRYFISIYEEEEYKNDVLLRFAKLDYNLLQMLHKHELSEVSRWWKDLDFVTTLPYARDRAVECYFWTMGVYAEPQYSQARVMLAKTIAMISIIDDTFDAYGVVKELELYTDAIQRWDISQIDRLPNYMKISYKALLDLYKDYEAELSKDGRSDVVHYAKERMKEIIRNYFVEAKWFIEGYMPPVSEYLSNALATSTYYLLTTTSYLGMKSANKEDFEWLAKNPKILEANVTLCRVIDDIATYEVEKGRGQIATGIECYMRDYGVSTEEAMEKFQEMAETAWKDVNEGILRPTPVSTKILTRILNLARIIDVTYKHNQDGYTHPEKVLKPHIISLLVDSIEI; encoded by the exons ATGGCCCCAGCTGTGGCAGTGATGAGTAACTATCAAGAGGAGGAGATTGTTCGCCCTGTTGCGGACTTCTCTCCAAGTCTTTGGGGTGATCGTTTCCATTCATTCTCCCTCGATAATAAGGTAGTTAATTGTCAATTCGTTCTCTTCTTGTCTTGTTGGATCATAAGGAAGTTCATTTCTGACTTTCAAcgtacaatttttttaaaaatatatttgcaGATTGCTGGAAAATATGCTCATGAGATTGAGACTTTGAAGGAACAAACAAGGAGAATGTTATCAGCTGCTTGTGGAACAACATTGGCTGAGAAATTGAATCTGATAGACATTGTTGAGCGTCTTGGCATTGCTTATCATTTTGAGAAACAAATAGACGACATGTTGGATCAAATTTACAAAGCAGATCCAAACTTTGAGGCTCATCAATACAATGATTTAAACACTTTATCCCTTCAATTTCGAATCCTAAGACAACAtggttacaatatctccccaa AAATTTTCAGCAGATTCCAAGATGCGAACGGCAAGTTCAAGGAATCTTTTAGCAACGACATCAGGGGTTTATTGAACTTATACGAAGCTTCACATGTAAGGACTCATGGAGAAGATATTTTGGAAGAGGCACTTGTTTTCTCCACTGCTCATCTTGAGTCTGCAGCTCCACATTTGAAGTCACCTCTGAGTAAACAAGTGACACATGCCCTTGAGCAATCTCTCCATAAGAGCATTCCAAGAGTCGAGACGCGCTACTTCATCTCTATCTACGAAGAGGAGGAATATAAGAATGATGTGTTGCTTCGATTTGCCAAATTGGATTACAACTTACTCCAGATGTTGCACAAACACGAACTCAGTGAAGTATCAAG gtggtggaaagatTTGGATTTTGTGACAACCCTTCCATATGCTAGGGATAGAGCAGTGGAATGTTACTTTTGGACCATGGGTGTGTATGCTGAACCTCAATATTCTCAGGCTCGCGTCATGCTTGCTAAGACTATAGCAATGATTTCGATAATAGATGATACGTTTGATGCTTATGGCGTTGTAAAAGAACTTGAGCTCTACACCGATGCCATACAGAG gTGGGATATTAGCCAAATTGATCGGCTCCCTAATTACATGAAAATCAGTTACAAAGCACTTTTAGATCTCTACAAGGATTATGAAGCAGAGTTGTCAAAGGATGGTAGATCTGATGTTGTTCACTACGCGAAAGAAAGA atgaaagaaatcataagaaacTACTTTGTGGAAGCAAAATGGTTCATTGAAGGATACATGCCGCCTGTTTCTGAGTACCTTAGCAATGCATTAGCTACTAGCACTTATTACTTGCTTACGACTACATCCTACTTGGGCATGAAATCTGCTAACAAGGAAGATTTTGAATGGTTGGCCAAGAATCCTAAAATTCTTGAAGCCAATGTGACCTTATGTCGAGTCATTGATGACATAGCCACCTATGaagtggagaagggtagaggTCAGATTGCAACTGGAATTGAGTGTTACATGAGAGATTATGGTGTATCCACAGAAGAGGCCAtggaaaaatttcaagaaatggCTGAGACAGCATGGAAGGATGTAAATGAAGGAATCCTTCGACCAACTCCTGTCTCTACAAAGATTCTCACTCGTATTCTCAATCTTGCTCGCATTATTGATGTCACTTATAAACACAATCAAGATGGATACACTCATCCGGAGAAAGTACTAAAACCTCATATTATCTCCTTGTTGGTGGACTCTATTGAAATTTAA
- the LOC129886022 gene encoding vetispiradiene synthase 1 isoform X2, which produces MAPAVAVMSNYQEEEIVRPVADFSPSLWGDRFHSFSLDNKIAGKYAHEIETLKEQTRRMLSAACGTTLAEKLNLIDIVERLGIAYHFEKQIDDMLDQIYKADPNFEAHQYNDLNTLSLQFRILRQHGYNISPKIFSRFQDANGKFKESFSNDIRGLLNLYEASHVRTHGEDILEEALVFSTAHLESAAPHLKSPLSKQVTHALEQSLHKSIPRVETRYFISIYEEEEYKNDVLLRFAKLDYNLLQMLHKHELSEVSRWWKDLDFVTTLPYARDRAVECYFWTMGVYAEPQYSQARVMLAKTIAMISIIDDTFDAYGVVKELELYTDAIQRWDISQIDRLPNYMKISYKALLDLYKDYEAELSKDGRSDVVHYAKERMKEIIRNYFVEAKWFIEGYMPPVSEYLSNALATSTYYLLTTTSYLGMKSANKEDFEWLAKNPKILEANVTLCRVIDDIATYEVEKGRGQIATGIECYMRDYGVSTEEAMEKFQEMAETAWKDVNEGILRPTPVSTKILTRILNLARIIDVTYKHNQDGYTHPEKVLKPHIISLLVDSIEI; this is translated from the exons ATGGCCCCAGCTGTGGCAGTGATGAGTAACTATCAAGAGGAGGAGATTGTTCGCCCTGTTGCGGACTTCTCTCCAAGTCTTTGGGGTGATCGTTTCCATTCATTCTCCCTCGATAATAAG ATTGCTGGAAAATATGCTCATGAGATTGAGACTTTGAAGGAACAAACAAGGAGAATGTTATCAGCTGCTTGTGGAACAACATTGGCTGAGAAATTGAATCTGATAGACATTGTTGAGCGTCTTGGCATTGCTTATCATTTTGAGAAACAAATAGACGACATGTTGGATCAAATTTACAAAGCAGATCCAAACTTTGAGGCTCATCAATACAATGATTTAAACACTTTATCCCTTCAATTTCGAATCCTAAGACAACAtggttacaatatctccccaa AAATTTTCAGCAGATTCCAAGATGCGAACGGCAAGTTCAAGGAATCTTTTAGCAACGACATCAGGGGTTTATTGAACTTATACGAAGCTTCACATGTAAGGACTCATGGAGAAGATATTTTGGAAGAGGCACTTGTTTTCTCCACTGCTCATCTTGAGTCTGCAGCTCCACATTTGAAGTCACCTCTGAGTAAACAAGTGACACATGCCCTTGAGCAATCTCTCCATAAGAGCATTCCAAGAGTCGAGACGCGCTACTTCATCTCTATCTACGAAGAGGAGGAATATAAGAATGATGTGTTGCTTCGATTTGCCAAATTGGATTACAACTTACTCCAGATGTTGCACAAACACGAACTCAGTGAAGTATCAAG gtggtggaaagatTTGGATTTTGTGACAACCCTTCCATATGCTAGGGATAGAGCAGTGGAATGTTACTTTTGGACCATGGGTGTGTATGCTGAACCTCAATATTCTCAGGCTCGCGTCATGCTTGCTAAGACTATAGCAATGATTTCGATAATAGATGATACGTTTGATGCTTATGGCGTTGTAAAAGAACTTGAGCTCTACACCGATGCCATACAGAG gTGGGATATTAGCCAAATTGATCGGCTCCCTAATTACATGAAAATCAGTTACAAAGCACTTTTAGATCTCTACAAGGATTATGAAGCAGAGTTGTCAAAGGATGGTAGATCTGATGTTGTTCACTACGCGAAAGAAAGA atgaaagaaatcataagaaacTACTTTGTGGAAGCAAAATGGTTCATTGAAGGATACATGCCGCCTGTTTCTGAGTACCTTAGCAATGCATTAGCTACTAGCACTTATTACTTGCTTACGACTACATCCTACTTGGGCATGAAATCTGCTAACAAGGAAGATTTTGAATGGTTGGCCAAGAATCCTAAAATTCTTGAAGCCAATGTGACCTTATGTCGAGTCATTGATGACATAGCCACCTATGaagtggagaagggtagaggTCAGATTGCAACTGGAATTGAGTGTTACATGAGAGATTATGGTGTATCCACAGAAGAGGCCAtggaaaaatttcaagaaatggCTGAGACAGCATGGAAGGATGTAAATGAAGGAATCCTTCGACCAACTCCTGTCTCTACAAAGATTCTCACTCGTATTCTCAATCTTGCTCGCATTATTGATGTCACTTATAAACACAATCAAGATGGATACACTCATCCGGAGAAAGTACTAAAACCTCATATTATCTCCTTGTTGGTGGACTCTATTGAAATTTAA